In Syntrophales bacterium, the DNA window TCACCGAACCTATGGTATCTCCATGGTATGCATTGGTCAGAGAGATAAATTTTGTCTTATTCGGATCGCCCGAAGCTGCCTGTTGATGATACTGAAAGGCAATCTTGATGGCTATCTCGACGGCAGTGGAGCCGCTGTCGGAATAAAAGACCTTCGTCAGTCCCTCCGGGGCAATTTCTATAAGTTTTCTGGCACATTCGATGGCGGGAATATTTGAGAGTCCCAGCAGTGTGGAATGGGCAATCATGTCCAGTTGTTTCTTTATTGCAAGGTCGAGTTTTTTCTTCCTGTGCCCGTGGACGTTAGTCCAGAGTGAAGAAATTCCGTCAATGTATTCATTTCCATAAATGTCCTTTATGGTGCACCCATTCCCGCTCTCTATGATGAGGGGTTTTTCCTTCATATAATCCTGCATCTGGGTAAAGGGATGCCAGATATATTTCTTGTCGTCAATTTCAAGTTGCCTGTTACGATCCGAGATTGTTTCCATTTTTTGTTTCCTCCTGAGGCGGCAAAGCCGCAACCAAAAGTCAGGAGACAGGAGACAGAAATCAGAATAAAAAACTATTTCGCTTCCATTATGTATTCTGAATTCTGACTACTGACTTCTGTCTTCGTTCGTGGTCATATTAATGCCAACATCTGCGCAAAAAACGCAGTTGTTATGAATAAAGACCCTAAGAAGACCCCTCTGTTCAATTATTTGTTAATGCTTTTTCACCGTGGAAGTATAGAAAACTTGAAATTTCATGTCAAACTCATTCCCCAATCCTTTCGATTTTTCCCTCAATATCTGTCCACTCATTATAGAGGGCATCCAGGCGGGAGGTGATTTTATCATGCTCGATATTGAGTGATCGGATTTTATTTTCACTTTCATAGGTCTTGCTGTCGGTAAAAGCCGCTTCGATCTGGCCCTTTTTATCCTCCATTAATGCAATTTCCTCTTCGATTTTGTTCATGGCATCCTTGAGGGGTTTCAGTTTACGGTATCTTTCCTGTCTTTCTTCCGCCTCTTTCCTTTTTTGCTCTTTTCCGGGTTGAAGTGCTGAT includes these proteins:
- a CDS encoding aminotransferase class III-fold pyridoxal phosphate-dependent enzyme; this translates as METISDRNRQLEIDDKKYIWHPFTQMQDYMKEKPLIIESGNGCTIKDIYGNEYIDGISSLWTNVHGHRKKKLDLAIKKQLDMIAHSTLLGLSNIPAIECARKLIEIAPEGLTKVFYSDSGSTAVEIAIKIAFQYHQQAASGDPNKTKFISLTNAYHGDTIGSVSVGESISFMQRINLSSFQLFMSNHLIVIDVPLENLSIPAI